Genomic segment of Clostridia bacterium:
GGCCGTGTCGCCGATACCTGCAACAATCTCGGTAATCTCTACAAAAACGGCAGACCGCAAGAGGCTGAGAAACTTTACCTCGAAGCGTTGGATATCCGCCGCCGTCTCGCCTAGGAGAACCCCGCAGCATTCGAGGCCGATGTCGCTATGACCTGCAACAATCTCGGTAATCTCTACAAAAACGGCAGACCGCTAGAGGCTGAGAAACTCTACCTCGAAGCGTTGGATATCCGCCGCCGTCTCGCCAGGGACAACTCCGCCGCCTTTGAGGCCGATGTCGCCACTACCTGCAACAATCTCGGTAGTCTCTACGCCAAAAACGGCAGACTGCAAGAGGCTGAGA
This window contains:
- a CDS encoding tetratricopeptide repeat protein, translating into MTCNNLGNLYKNGRPLEAEKLYLEALDIRRRLARDNSAAFEADVATTCNNLGSLYAKNGRLQEAE